In Sutterella faecalis, a genomic segment contains:
- the ybgF gene encoding tol-pal system protein YbgF, with protein MILSLTPLARRTAAALLTLTLAGSAFAFADDDARRAILELRETVKQMQSDIDTVRSGQLQLANEITSLREQNRQLTGRVEELTNQLAVEKRNSRTLYESVDKRLGVFEPQMVVIDGQSVQVQADEKNAYEAAVQLLQDGKFLDAEKAFKEFSTRWDKSPYRPDAIFWWGTSAFAAEHYKTAISTQNQLLREYPKSSRAPDAMMLVASSQAASGSITAARNTLNKIIRTYPKTEVAKEASQRLKDLGQKK; from the coding sequence ATGATCCTTTCGCTCACTCCTCTTGCCCGCCGTACGGCAGCAGCGCTCCTTACGCTTACGCTCGCGGGTTCGGCTTTTGCCTTCGCTGACGACGACGCCCGCCGGGCCATTCTCGAGCTTCGCGAAACCGTGAAGCAGATGCAGTCCGACATCGATACGGTGCGCTCGGGGCAGCTTCAGCTTGCCAATGAAATTACGTCCCTCAGGGAACAGAACCGTCAGCTCACGGGCCGCGTTGAAGAACTGACCAATCAGCTTGCCGTGGAAAAGCGAAATTCCCGCACGCTCTATGAATCGGTGGATAAGCGCCTCGGCGTCTTTGAGCCTCAGATGGTTGTGATCGACGGACAAAGCGTTCAGGTTCAGGCCGATGAAAAGAATGCCTATGAGGCGGCAGTCCAGCTTCTCCAGGACGGGAAGTTCCTCGATGCTGAGAAAGCCTTCAAGGAGTTCTCAACCCGCTGGGACAAGTCGCCCTATCGTCCGGACGCTATTTTCTGGTGGGGCACGAGCGCTTTCGCTGCCGAACACTATAAGACTGCAATTTCAACCCAGAATCAGCTCCTTCGCGAATATCCGAAGAGTTCGCGCGCTCCCGATGCCATGATGCTCGTGGCGAGTTCCCAGGCAGCGAGCGGCAGCATCACTGCGGCGCGTAATACATTAAACAAGATCATCCGCACTTATCCAAAGACGGAAGTGGCTAAGGAAGCGAGCCAAAGGCTGAAAGACTTAGGCCAGAAGAAGTAA
- the pal gene encoding peptidoglycan-associated lipoprotein Pal yields the protein MTIAWKVLAAAAAAAALLSGCSSVSLDESAKEGTLAGNQAAQQQTVQDPFTDPSNPLSHRSVYFAFDSYEVSPEYAAIVEAHAKWLAEHPNVKIVIQGNTDERGGREYNLALGQKRSEAVRQRMQLLGVTGDRVEAVSFGKEKPVATGHTEEAWAQNRRADIVYPEGTGAQTK from the coding sequence ATGACTATCGCTTGGAAGGTTCTTGCCGCTGCGGCGGCAGCCGCTGCGCTGCTTTCGGGCTGCTCTTCGGTTTCGCTCGACGAGAGCGCTAAGGAAGGCACGCTCGCCGGCAATCAGGCCGCTCAGCAGCAGACGGTGCAGGACCCGTTTACGGATCCCTCGAACCCGCTTTCGCACCGCTCGGTCTACTTCGCCTTCGATTCGTATGAAGTTTCTCCCGAGTACGCTGCGATCGTTGAGGCGCACGCCAAGTGGCTCGCCGAACATCCGAACGTGAAGATCGTCATTCAGGGCAACACCGATGAACGCGGCGGACGCGAATACAACCTCGCGCTCGGCCAGAAGCGTTCTGAAGCCGTGCGCCAGCGCATGCAGCTCCTCGGCGTTACGGGCGACCGCGTTGAGGCGGTTTCCTTCGGCAAGGAAAAGCCCGTTGCCACCGGCCATACGGAAGAGGCCTGGGCTCAGAACCGCCGTGCGGACATCGTTTATCCGGAAGGCACGGGCGCTCAGACCAAGTAA
- the tolB gene encoding Tol-Pal system beta propeller repeat protein TolB produces the protein MRLTRRALIGAGMAAGVFGACPALADLRIEITGVGANQLPIAIRPFQGAAAAPVDPAEVIGADLLRSGAFRLVDAGPADPAENLEKPEGLTRAAQAGATVYVVGSVQRIGTGRWDVRCLFFDAVSGEQLDSVGYTAGTDLLRMAAHRCADRIYTKLTGEGPMFASQLAYVAQLAERRYELIITDSDGGVPRTALQSPEPIISPSWSPDGKKLAYVSFEHRKPIVYVHELATGVRRPVAAFRGNNSAPAWSPDGRTLAVALSRDGLTQIYLIGADGSGLRRFTQSYGIDTEPVFTRDGAWIYFTSDRGGTPQIYRQPVAGGNAERVTFGSNYAISPDISPDGARMAYISRIDSSFRVAVMDLATGQDLLVTNTERDESPSFAPNGRFIVYATEVSGRGILGTCSADARLSTRLSGEGNIREPAWGPILQ, from the coding sequence ATGCGCCTCACACGCCGCGCGCTGATCGGCGCCGGCATGGCAGCGGGCGTTTTCGGCGCCTGTCCTGCGCTCGCGGATCTGCGCATTGAAATTACCGGCGTCGGCGCGAATCAGCTGCCGATTGCCATTCGTCCTTTCCAGGGCGCTGCCGCTGCGCCGGTTGACCCGGCTGAAGTGATCGGCGCGGATCTGCTGCGCTCAGGCGCATTCCGTCTTGTGGATGCCGGTCCGGCGGATCCTGCAGAGAATCTTGAGAAGCCGGAAGGACTTACCCGCGCGGCGCAGGCCGGCGCCACCGTTTATGTCGTGGGGTCGGTGCAGCGAATCGGCACCGGACGCTGGGATGTGCGCTGTCTTTTCTTTGATGCCGTGAGCGGCGAGCAGCTCGATTCCGTGGGCTATACCGCCGGGACGGACCTCCTTCGCATGGCGGCGCACCGCTGCGCGGACAGAATCTATACGAAGCTCACGGGCGAAGGCCCGATGTTCGCTTCTCAGCTCGCCTATGTGGCGCAGCTTGCCGAAAGACGCTACGAACTCATCATTACCGACAGCGACGGCGGCGTGCCGAGAACAGCGCTTCAGTCGCCTGAGCCCATCATTTCGCCGTCCTGGTCCCCTGACGGCAAGAAGCTCGCCTACGTGAGCTTTGAGCATCGCAAACCCATTGTCTACGTGCATGAGCTGGCAACAGGCGTGCGCCGCCCGGTGGCGGCCTTCCGCGGCAACAATTCGGCTCCCGCCTGGTCGCCTGACGGGCGCACGCTCGCCGTCGCCCTATCGCGCGACGGCCTCACGCAGATTTATCTGATCGGCGCCGACGGTTCGGGGCTTCGCCGCTTTACGCAAAGCTACGGCATCGATACGGAACCGGTCTTCACGCGCGACGGCGCCTGGATCTACTTTACGAGCGACCGCGGCGGCACGCCTCAGATTTACCGTCAGCCGGTGGCGGGCGGGAATGCCGAGCGCGTTACCTTCGGCTCCAACTACGCCATCAGCCCGGACATTTCGCCTGACGGCGCCCGCATGGCGTACATTTCGCGCATTGATTCGAGCTTCCGCGTTGCCGTCATGGATCTTGCCACCGGACAGGATCTGCTCGTTACGAATACGGAGCGCGACGAGTCTCCGTCCTTCGCGCCCAACGGACGATTCATCGTGTACGCCACGGAAGTGTCCGGACGCGGCATCCTCGGCACGTGTTCTGCCGACGCACGCCTCTCGACCCGCCTTTCGGGCGAAGGCAACATCCGCGAGCCTGCATGGGGCCCGATCCTGCAGTAA
- the purH gene encoding bifunctional phosphoribosylaminoimidazolecarboxamide formyltransferase/IMP cyclohydrolase: protein MRKQALLSVSDKTGIVEFARGLVEAGYHILSTGGTAKLLAREGIDVQEVADYTGFPEMLDGRVKTLNPKIHAGILARRPVPEHMAALKEHGIDPIDIVCVNLYPFEQTVARPDCTLEEAIENIDIGGPTMIRAAAKNCESVAVVVDPADYELILDEIKVQGEVSAATRFALAKKVFAHTARYDGMITNYLTSLDAEAKPQKFPAVLSRQWVKVQDLRYGENPHQQGAFYREQNVEPGLLAGYEQLQGKELSYNNIADSDAAWECVRSFDAPACVIIKHANPCGVAVAPTCEEAYAKAFLTDSKSAFGGIIAFNGPVTRACAEKVSHQFAEVIIAPEFDEGALELFSAKKNLRLLKIARGTAHNDFDFKRVGGGLLVQTPDIQLATEKDLRCVTKKEPTQAQITDLLFAWNVARFVKSNTIVYARDGMTLGVGAGQMSRVDSARIAMIKAEEGGLSLAGSVAASDAFFPFRDGLDVVVDAGCTAVIQPGGSIRDEEVINAANERGIAMVFTGERHFRH, encoded by the coding sequence ATGCGCAAGCAAGCACTCCTCTCCGTTTCGGATAAGACGGGCATCGTCGAGTTCGCCCGCGGCCTCGTCGAGGCGGGATACCACATCCTTTCGACCGGCGGCACTGCGAAGCTTCTCGCCCGCGAAGGGATCGACGTTCAGGAAGTGGCCGACTACACGGGATTCCCCGAAATGCTCGACGGCCGCGTGAAGACGCTCAACCCCAAGATCCATGCGGGCATCCTCGCCCGTCGTCCGGTGCCCGAGCACATGGCAGCGCTCAAGGAGCACGGCATCGATCCGATCGACATCGTCTGCGTGAATCTCTATCCCTTCGAGCAGACTGTGGCGCGTCCTGACTGCACGCTCGAGGAAGCGATTGAGAATATCGACATCGGCGGCCCGACAATGATCCGCGCGGCGGCGAAGAACTGCGAGTCGGTTGCTGTGGTCGTTGATCCGGCCGACTATGAGCTGATCCTCGACGAAATCAAGGTTCAGGGCGAAGTTTCCGCCGCCACGCGCTTTGCGCTCGCGAAGAAGGTGTTTGCGCATACCGCCCGCTACGACGGCATGATCACGAACTACCTCACGAGCCTCGACGCGGAAGCGAAGCCTCAGAAGTTCCCGGCCGTGCTCTCGCGCCAGTGGGTGAAGGTTCAGGATCTGCGCTACGGCGAAAATCCCCATCAGCAGGGCGCCTTCTATCGCGAGCAGAACGTTGAGCCGGGCCTTCTTGCCGGCTACGAGCAGCTCCAGGGTAAGGAGCTCTCCTACAACAACATTGCCGACAGCGATGCGGCCTGGGAGTGCGTGCGCTCTTTCGACGCGCCTGCCTGCGTGATCATCAAGCATGCGAACCCCTGCGGCGTTGCGGTTGCCCCCACCTGCGAGGAAGCCTATGCGAAGGCTTTCCTCACGGACAGCAAGTCGGCCTTCGGCGGCATCATCGCCTTCAACGGCCCCGTTACCCGCGCCTGCGCCGAGAAGGTCTCGCACCAGTTCGCCGAAGTGATCATTGCGCCTGAATTCGATGAAGGCGCGCTTGAACTCTTCAGCGCGAAGAAGAACCTCCGCCTTCTGAAGATCGCCCGCGGGACGGCCCACAACGACTTCGACTTCAAGCGCGTCGGGGGCGGCCTTCTCGTTCAGACGCCCGACATCCAGCTCGCTACCGAAAAGGATCTGCGCTGCGTCACGAAGAAGGAGCCCACGCAGGCTCAGATCACGGATCTGCTCTTTGCCTGGAATGTTGCGCGCTTCGTGAAGTCCAATACCATCGTCTACGCACGCGACGGCATGACGCTCGGCGTCGGCGCCGGCCAGATGAGCCGCGTCGACAGCGCCCGCATTGCCATGATCAAGGCTGAGGAAGGCGGACTTTCTCTTGCGGGCAGCGTTGCCGCTTCGGATGCCTTCTTCCCCTTCCGCGATGGTCTCGACGTTGTGGTGGACGCGGGCTGCACGGCCGTCATTCAGCCGGGCGGATCCATTCGCGACGAGGAAGTGATCAACGCCGCCAATGAGCGCGGCATTGCAATGGTCTTCACGGGCGAACGCCACTTCCGCCACTAA
- a CDS encoding helix-turn-helix domain-containing protein, producing MIPKDLHDSADAPEREASAGGDPVEERLPGDENDLEEVIVRRLDLYFARLEGRDPHPLYDLVVHAVERPLIDYAMSMCANNQCAAAQLLGINRNTLRKKLQEHGMLPARGTSRKFKEK from the coding sequence ATGATCCCGAAGGACCTGCACGATTCCGCTGACGCTCCCGAAAGAGAAGCGTCCGCGGGCGGCGACCCCGTTGAGGAAAGACTCCCCGGGGATGAAAACGATCTCGAAGAAGTTATTGTCCGCAGGCTCGACCTCTATTTCGCCCGGCTTGAAGGCCGGGACCCGCATCCCCTTTACGATCTTGTCGTGCACGCCGTAGAGCGCCCGCTGATCGACTACGCAATGTCGATGTGCGCCAATAATCAGTGCGCGGCAGCCCAGTTACTTGGCATTAACCGGAATACTTTGCGCAAGAAGCTCCAGGAACACGGGATGCTTCCGGCGCGAGGGACTTCCAGAAAATTTAAGGAAAAATAG
- the dusB gene encoding tRNA dihydrouridine synthase DusB translates to MKIGPHEIGAPALMLAPMAGYSDLPFRELARTFGCDYAVAEMTASREDLREREKSLTRWVEAEESGLHVVQLLGADPAVMAEAARAAEADGADVVDINMGCPARKVLSAECGSALMRDEKLVRDILSAVAGAVKVPVTLKMRTGWDREHKNAPLIARMAEDCGIAALAVHGRTRADGFRGEAEYETIARVKASVSIPLAANGDIDSGGKARSVLKLTHADGLMIGRAAIGRPWIFAEIRAALDGRSFSPPDPAQLLQIILDHRKRHFDYYDGPRAMRTFRKHLSRYLQPFSGARRALDEILREEDAERQTDLVRAFFEGIAREPETLRTSENR, encoded by the coding sequence GTGAAAATCGGCCCTCATGAGATAGGCGCTCCGGCGCTCATGCTCGCCCCGATGGCGGGCTATTCGGATCTTCCCTTCCGGGAGCTCGCGCGCACCTTCGGGTGCGACTACGCCGTGGCGGAAATGACGGCAAGCCGCGAGGATCTGCGCGAGCGGGAAAAAAGCCTCACGCGCTGGGTGGAAGCAGAGGAGTCGGGACTCCACGTCGTGCAGCTTCTCGGCGCGGATCCTGCCGTGATGGCCGAGGCCGCCCGGGCGGCTGAAGCGGACGGCGCGGATGTGGTGGACATCAATATGGGGTGCCCGGCGCGGAAGGTGCTTTCCGCGGAATGCGGGAGCGCGCTCATGCGCGACGAAAAGCTTGTTCGGGACATTTTGTCGGCGGTCGCAGGTGCGGTGAAGGTTCCGGTGACGCTCAAGATGCGCACTGGCTGGGACCGCGAGCACAAAAATGCGCCGCTGATCGCCCGGATGGCGGAAGACTGCGGCATCGCGGCGCTCGCGGTCCATGGCCGCACGAGGGCGGACGGATTCCGCGGAGAGGCCGAATACGAGACAATCGCCCGGGTGAAGGCGTCGGTTTCCATTCCGCTTGCCGCCAACGGCGACATCGATTCGGGCGGGAAAGCCCGGAGCGTTTTGAAGCTCACCCATGCGGACGGCCTCATGATCGGGCGCGCCGCGATCGGCCGGCCCTGGATATTTGCTGAAATCCGTGCGGCGCTTGACGGAAGGAGCTTCTCTCCGCCTGATCCGGCGCAACTTCTTCAGATCATTTTGGATCACAGAAAGCGCCATTTCGACTACTATGATGGCCCGCGGGCGATGCGCACCTTCCGCAAGCATCTTTCCCGTTATCTCCAACCGTTCAGCGGCGCCAGAAGGGCGCTCGACGAGATCCTTCGCGAAGAGGACGCTGAACGGCAGACCGACCTCGTGCGCGCCTTTTTCGAAGGCATCGCGCGCGAACCCGAGACTCTGCGCACTTCAGAAAACCGATGA
- a CDS encoding nucleotidyltransferase family protein has translation MRALLFAAGEGRRMRPLTQILPKPLIQVGGIPMAVRQILALRKAGITEIVVNAAHGARILMAELGDGSAWGVKLLWSIEGFSTEDALETRGGIVRALPLLGRAPFIAVAGDIVTDFDYSTLVRRAETLSPAGSLAHLVLVPNPGFHAKGDFGLADGKVCRTGEKFTFSSLALCHPAMFAGLPDERAKLFPWMNRRIDRGQVSGELYRGPWANVGTPEELRRAEALFSGEAA, from the coding sequence ATGCGCGCGCTTCTTTTCGCTGCCGGCGAAGGCCGGCGCATGCGGCCCCTCACGCAGATTCTGCCTAAGCCCCTCATTCAAGTCGGCGGCATTCCGATGGCCGTGCGGCAGATTCTTGCGCTCAGAAAGGCCGGGATCACGGAAATCGTGGTGAATGCCGCGCACGGCGCGAGGATTCTGATGGCCGAACTCGGCGACGGAAGCGCCTGGGGCGTGAAGCTTCTCTGGTCGATTGAAGGATTCTCAACGGAAGACGCGCTCGAAACCCGTGGCGGCATCGTTCGTGCGCTTCCGCTCTTAGGTCGCGCCCCTTTCATTGCCGTTGCCGGCGACATCGTGACGGACTTTGATTATTCGACATTGGTTCGCCGTGCCGAAACGCTTTCTCCTGCGGGGAGTCTCGCGCATCTCGTTCTGGTGCCTAATCCGGGCTTCCACGCAAAGGGCGACTTTGGCCTCGCCGACGGAAAGGTCTGCCGGACGGGGGAAAAATTCACCTTTTCGAGCCTTGCCCTCTGCCATCCCGCGATGTTTGCCGGGCTTCCCGACGAGCGCGCGAAGCTTTTTCCCTGGATGAACAGGAGGATCGACCGGGGACAGGTTTCCGGGGAGCTCTACAGAGGCCCATGGGCCAATGTCGGCACGCCCGAAGAACTTCGCCGTGCAGAAGCGCTTTTCTCCGGAGAGGCAGCGTGA